Genomic DNA from Pseudobacteroides sp.:
CAGGAAGAGGGGCATATATTTGCAACAGCCTATCTTGTTTTGAGAAGGCTAAAAAAGGTAAAAAATTAGAACGAGCATTTGAAGCTGCTATAAGCGAGGAAGTATACAACCAATTAAAAGAGCAATTGGAGGGTTTTGATGGTTCATAACATATACTCATTCATGGGTTTGGCCGTTAAGGCGGGGAAGTTATTGTCGGGAGAAGAAGCTTGTGAAAGAGCTATAAAAAACAACAATGTGAATCTTATTATAGTAGCGGAAGATGCGTCTTTAAATACAAAAAAGAAATTTACAGATAAGTGTAAGTACAGGAATGTGGAAATTCGTTTTTTCGGTACTAAGGAACTTATAGGGAGGTATGTCGGAAAAGAAATCCGTTCTGTGGTTGCAATAATGGATCAAGGATTTGCGAAGAAGTTGGCTGAAAAGATTGACAGCTATACCGATGAATTTGGGGGTGAGCATATTGGATAAAGTCAGAGTATATGAGCTGGCAAAGGAACTCAATACAACAAGCAAGAGACTTACTGAGAAGTTAGCAGAAATAGATATACATGTAAAAAACCATATGAGCCTTTTAAGTGATATGGAAATTGAAGCATTGTATAATCATATAGGTATTATTAAACAGGATAAAGCAAAGAAACCTGAAATAGACGAAAGGAAAGCAGCACTTACTTCAAACCCTGTTTTAAATTCAAACCCTGTCCCTTATGCGGCAGGTGTTGACTTGAAGGATAAATCAAAAAAGGCTGCAAAGCAGGCACCGAGAATAATTAGAAAGACTGAAATCATAATAGATACTCAGAACGAAACAAAAGATGAGATTGTGGTGTCATCACCAAACAATGTAAAAACCAGTACACCACGAGAATCCTTAAGCAAGGATGGAAAAAATCAGAGATCATCTTTTGTGAGGACTGCAGAGGCTAATTCAGGGCTACGAGCCGGGTTTATAAGAAATACCGGATCAGATTATGTAAAAAACCAAAACTATAAGAATAGTCATCATGGTGATAGTGATAAGAGCGATAACACAAAGCACAATATAAAGCAGGATAACAGAATTAATTCAATGCAGGAGACAAAGATTTCGTCAAAGCCCGTTGAAAGTACCTCGACTGTAAAAAGTCCAACGATAAGCGAAAATGTAGATGTATCGCCTGAAGTAAAAAATATTGAAACAAAAAGCATGGAAAAACAGTCTGGTAACAATGGGGTGAGTGGTATAGTAGAGAAAAATAATTTGCATGAAACAGAAAAGGGTGAGTTGGATATAAAGGTGATGTCTGATGCAAGTATTAATGAAGCTGATAATAATGTACAGGATAGAAAAGCGGGGGAAGTGGAAAAGGCTTCTTTAAACCAACTGCCTGTTGATAGTCCTAAGATTGAAGCAAAAGATCAAGAGGCAAGAGAAAAGACTGCCAGTCATGCAAATATGGACAAAAGGCAGGGGCAGGCATCGTATAATAAAACAGATGCAAACCGTAATCAAATGCAGAACCAGCATCAAAACCAAAATCAGCACCAAAATCAAAACCAAAACAGAAACTTCAGATCTGACAATAGAAATGATAACAGATCCGATAACAGGAATTTTAATAGGCAAGGTGACAGGCCGTTTAACAGACCTTTTGACAGGAATACAAATTCCAATAACAGAAATGCTGCCTCTGGAGCAGGCGACAATAGGAATAATGATAGATCTGGTAACAGACAGGGTGACAGACCATACTTCAGGCAGAATGACAACAGACAAAATGATAACAGAAATAATAATAATAATAATAATAATAGGCAGGGCGACAGACCGTTTAACAGACCTAATGACGGCAACAGGCAGTTTAACAGGGGCAATGACAGGCCACAGGCAAGGTATGGTGACAGACAATTCCCTGAAATTCCAAAGGCTGATCTAACGGCAGCCCAAAAGGAAGAAATGTCATCTGCAAAGAATGAGCAAAAGCGCGAGTTTCAAAGCAAGGACAGTGATAAGGATACAAAAAGGGATCAAAAGAAGGATTCCGCAAAGCCTTTTACCAATAAAAATGATAAATTTAAGCCGAATGCTGTGAAGCTTACTGAAAAGAAGGGAATTTCTGAAGTTTTATCTGAAGATTTTATATTACAGGAATTCTACGATACCGATGATTTCAAGAGGACTAAAAAGTCCAAGCAAAGAAAGGATTTCAGAGGCTCAACAGAAAATAAACATATACCGCCAAAGGCTGTTCTAACTATGGTTAAAATAAGAGAGAGCATAACGGTTAAAGATTTGGCAGAAACTCTTAAGAAAACAGCAACGGAAGTTATTAAAAAGCTTATGGGGCTTGGTGTAATGGCTACATTAAACCATGAATTAGATTTTGACACTGCCGCCATAGTTGCAGAAGAGTTTGGAATTAAAGCTGAAAAAGAAATAGAGGTAAGTGAAGAAGAAATACTCTTTGATGATGCCGATATTGATGACGCAGACGGCTTATTATCAAGACCGCCTGTAGTAGTTGTCATGGGACACGTTGACCATGGTAAAACATCACTTTTGGATGCCATTAGGGAAGCGGATGTAGTAAAAGGCGAAGCGGGAGGCATAACACAGCATATTGGTGCCTACTCGGTAAAAATAAATAACAGGAATATTACATTTCTTGATACTCCAGGTCATGAAGCATTTACTGCTATGAGAGCAAGAGGTGCACAGGTTACTGATATAGCCATTCTGGTGGTTGCTGCCGATGACGGTGTAATGCCGCAGACGGTTGAAGCAATAAATCATGCAAAAGCCGCTAATGTATCAATAATAGTTGCTGTAAATAAGATTGATAAGCCAGGTGCAAATCCTGAGAGGGTTAAGCAGGAATTGACTGAATACGGCCTTGTTGCAGAGGAATGGGGCGGAGATATCATATGTGTTAACGTATCTGCCAAGAAGAGGGAGAATATCGATGGACTTCTTGAAATGGTACTTCTTACTGCAGATATGTTAGAGCTTAAGGCTGATCCTAACAGACAGGCAAAGGGTACTGTTATAGAAGCTAAGCTTGATAAAGATAGAGGACCTACCGCTACAATGCTTGTTCAAAGAGGTACTTTGCAGCTTGGTGACTCAATTGTCACAGGTACTACAGTAGGTAGAATTAGAGCTATGGTTGATGATAAGGGACACCATATTAAAAAGGCAGGTCCATCAACCCCTGTTGAGATACTGGGCTTACCTGAGGTACCGGAAGCAGGAGAAACATTCTATGCTATTACTGATGAAAAGGTTGCAAAACAGCTCGCTGAAAAGAGAAAGCTCAAGATTAGGGAGCAGCAGCTTAAATCAAGTGCGAAGGTAACTTTGGAAGACCTCTTCAGTCAGATAAAAGAAGGTAAGGTGAAAGACCTTAATATAATAGTAAAGGCTGACGTACAAGGTTCTGTAGAAGCTGTTAAGCAGTCTCTTGAAAAGCTCAGCGATGAAGAAGTAAGGGTAAGGATAATACACGGTGGTGTCGGAGCAATTTCCGAGTCGGACGTGACTTTGGCACAGGTTTCAAATGCAATAATAATCGGATTTAATGTAAGACCAGGCACAAATGTTGCCGAGAAGGCAAAGGATGAAGGCGTAGACTTAAGATTGTACAGGGTTATTTACAATGCAATTGAGGATGTTAAGGCTGCTATGAAGGGTATGCTTGAGCCTACCTTTAAGGAAGTAATCCAGGGGCATGCTGAAATTAGGCAACTTTTCAAGGTTTCCGGTATAGGTACCATTGCGGGATGTTATATAACTGACGGTAAGTTTACAAGAGCATCAGAAGTTAGGGTTATAAGAGACGGAATAGTTGCTTTTGAAGGTAAACTTGCTTCTTTAAAGAGGTTTAAGGATGATGCAAAAGAAGTAGCACAAGGGTATGAATGCGGTATGTCCTTTGAAAAGTTCAATGATCTTAAAGAAACCGATATTATTGAAGCATATATAATGGAAGAAGTTGCAAGATAAATTACGAATAAATTAGGGTTATTACTTCACATTTTATAAGTGTGAAGTAATTTCTTTAATGTACGGGAAATTATGGCAGGCGATTTTGTTAATGACTAGGAAATTGTGGAAATATGAGGAGTGTTATTTATGGCAGATAGAACAAGCAGGATTTCAGAAGAAATGAGGAAGGAAATTAGCAGTATCATTATGAGTGAATTGAAGGATCCTCGCCTTCCGAGTATGGTAAGCGTAGTTTCTGTTAATGTTACTAAGGATTTAAGGCATGCAAAGGTTTATATAAGTGTTCTTGGTAATGAAGAAGATAAGAAAAATGCACAGGAAGGCCTAAGAAGTGCAGCGGGGTTCATAAGGCGTGAGGTAGGTCACAGGATGCAGCTTCGTTATACGCCTGAAATGCACTTTGAAATTGATGATTCAATTGAGCATGGAGTATATATGACAAAGCTTATTAATGATACGGTAAAGATAGATGAGGATATGAGTGACGAGGAATAGGGCGGTGTAAACAAATGACTTTAAGCGATATTGTGGCTCATGTTAAAAATTATGATAATATTGCAATACTCCCTCATGTCCAGGCAGATGGAGACGCATGGGGTTCTTGCCTGGCTTTAGGAATTGCATTAAAAAAGCTTAATAAGAGAGTGACAGTAATAGGAGAGGAAAAAATACCCTATATTTATGAGTTTCTTCCTCAGCTTGAGATGATAGCTTATAACGGACATGAAGATAAAGTATTTGATTTAGTTATATCTTTAGATACCGGAGACATGGGAAGGGTGGGAAATAGGAGTAATGTATTTGAAACCACTCAAAATACTGTAAATATAGACCACCACAGCACCAATACAGGGTTTGCCAAATATAATTATTTGGATGTAGATGCGGCTGCTACCGGTGAAATTGTATATGAAATCATAAATATCCTAAATGTGGAGGTGGATGCAGATATAGCTACATGCTTGTATGTTGCAATTGCCACTGATACAGGATGTTTCAAATTTTCAAACACAACCTTTAAAACCCACGCAATAGCATCGGATCTTGTTAAAAGAGGCGTTAATGTAGCAGCAGTGTCACAAAGGGTCTTTGATTCTACAACCAAAGAGAAGGTTAGGCTTATAGGTAGGGCGATTAATACATTAGAGCTTCTTGAAGATGGCAGATTGGCTTTTATAAGTATTACAAACGATATGCTTATAGCTGCCGGTGCAAAGGAAGAGGACTGCGACGGAATAGTAAACATAGGCAGAAACATTGAGGGCGTTGAATCATCAGTAGTTATTAGAGAGAAATCCGCCGGCGAGTATAAAGTCAATTTGAGATCCAAGTCATATGTTGATGTTGGACGGGTTGCTTTTAAATTTGGCGGAGGAGGCCACAAAATGGCTGCAGGATGTACAATAAAAGGGGATTTGGAAAGTGTCAGAAAATCTTTACATGATGAATTGAAGAGGTTACTATAAGTGGATGGAATAATAAACGTATTGAAGCCTCCAGGAATGACATCTTTTGATGTTGTTGGTTTTTTGAGGAGGGTATTGAAGACTACCAAGATTGGTCATACCGGTACATTAGATCCTGCTGCTGTAGGGGTATTGCCTGTTTGTATTGGAAAGGCAACAAAGATTATTGAGTTTATGACGGATAAGGACAAAGTGTACAGGGCTGAAATGACTCTTGGGATATCCACAGACACACAAGATGGCTTGGGAAATATAATAAGTCAAAGGCCTGTAGGTGTCTCGGCGGATGAAATAATTCGAGTGTTTAATGATTTTACAGGAAAGCAGCAGCAAATTCCTCCAATGTATTCAGCGATTAAGATAAACGGAAAAAAGTTATATGAACTGGCACGAAAAGGTATTACAGTTGAGCGGAAGCCAAGGGACATTGAAATACATTTTTTAAGAATATTAAATGTTTTTCATGACAACAGGGTCTTATTTGATGTAGGCTGCTCCAAAGGTACCTATATACGAACCTTGTGTTCAGATATAGGAGATAAGCTTGGAACGGGTGCCCATATGTCTTTTCTTGTAAGATTGGATGCTGGAGGTTTTAATATTAAAGACTCCATTACAGTTGAAGAAATAGAGGATTATGCAATTAAAGGTGTTTTAGAACGGTATGTGACCCCGATAGATAAGGCCTTCTCAGATTACGGGTCCTATGTAGTTGATGATCCTCATGAAAAAAAGC
This window encodes:
- the rbfA gene encoding 30S ribosome-binding factor RbfA, with translation MADRTSRISEEMRKEISSIIMSELKDPRLPSMVSVVSVNVTKDLRHAKVYISVLGNEEDKKNAQEGLRSAAGFIRREVGHRMQLRYTPEMHFEIDDSIEHGVYMTKLINDTVKIDEDMSDEE
- the infB gene encoding translation initiation factor IF-2 → MDKVRVYELAKELNTTSKRLTEKLAEIDIHVKNHMSLLSDMEIEALYNHIGIIKQDKAKKPEIDERKAALTSNPVLNSNPVPYAAGVDLKDKSKKAAKQAPRIIRKTEIIIDTQNETKDEIVVSSPNNVKTSTPRESLSKDGKNQRSSFVRTAEANSGLRAGFIRNTGSDYVKNQNYKNSHHGDSDKSDNTKHNIKQDNRINSMQETKISSKPVESTSTVKSPTISENVDVSPEVKNIETKSMEKQSGNNGVSGIVEKNNLHETEKGELDIKVMSDASINEADNNVQDRKAGEVEKASLNQLPVDSPKIEAKDQEAREKTASHANMDKRQGQASYNKTDANRNQMQNQHQNQNQHQNQNQNRNFRSDNRNDNRSDNRNFNRQGDRPFNRPFDRNTNSNNRNAASGAGDNRNNDRSGNRQGDRPYFRQNDNRQNDNRNNNNNNNNRQGDRPFNRPNDGNRQFNRGNDRPQARYGDRQFPEIPKADLTAAQKEEMSSAKNEQKREFQSKDSDKDTKRDQKKDSAKPFTNKNDKFKPNAVKLTEKKGISEVLSEDFILQEFYDTDDFKRTKKSKQRKDFRGSTENKHIPPKAVLTMVKIRESITVKDLAETLKKTATEVIKKLMGLGVMATLNHELDFDTAAIVAEEFGIKAEKEIEVSEEEILFDDADIDDADGLLSRPPVVVVMGHVDHGKTSLLDAIREADVVKGEAGGITQHIGAYSVKINNRNITFLDTPGHEAFTAMRARGAQVTDIAILVVAADDGVMPQTVEAINHAKAANVSIIVAVNKIDKPGANPERVKQELTEYGLVAEEWGGDIICVNVSAKKRENIDGLLEMVLLTADMLELKADPNRQAKGTVIEAKLDKDRGPTATMLVQRGTLQLGDSIVTGTTVGRIRAMVDDKGHHIKKAGPSTPVEILGLPEVPEAGETFYAITDEKVAKQLAEKRKLKIREQQLKSSAKVTLEDLFSQIKEGKVKDLNIIVKADVQGSVEAVKQSLEKLSDEEVRVRIIHGGVGAISESDVTLAQVSNAIIIGFNVRPGTNVAEKAKDEGVDLRLYRVIYNAIEDVKAAMKGMLEPTFKEVIQGHAEIRQLFKVSGIGTIAGCYITDGKFTRASEVRVIRDGIVAFEGKLASLKRFKDDAKEVAQGYECGMSFEKFNDLKETDIIEAYIMEEVAR
- a CDS encoding bifunctional oligoribonuclease/PAP phosphatase NrnA, which gives rise to MTLSDIVAHVKNYDNIAILPHVQADGDAWGSCLALGIALKKLNKRVTVIGEEKIPYIYEFLPQLEMIAYNGHEDKVFDLVISLDTGDMGRVGNRSNVFETTQNTVNIDHHSTNTGFAKYNYLDVDAAATGEIVYEIINILNVEVDADIATCLYVAIATDTGCFKFSNTTFKTHAIASDLVKRGVNVAAVSQRVFDSTTKEKVRLIGRAINTLELLEDGRLAFISITNDMLIAAGAKEEDCDGIVNIGRNIEGVESSVVIREKSAGEYKVNLRSKSYVDVGRVAFKFGGGGHKMAAGCTIKGDLESVRKSLHDELKRLL
- the rnpM gene encoding RNase P modulator RnpM: MKQRKIPLRMCIGCQEMKPKKELIRVVKNKENEISMDLVGKKPGRGAYICNSLSCFEKAKKGKKLERAFEAAISEEVYNQLKEQLEGFDGS
- the truB gene encoding tRNA pseudouridine(55) synthase TruB — translated: MDGIINVLKPPGMTSFDVVGFLRRVLKTTKIGHTGTLDPAAVGVLPVCIGKATKIIEFMTDKDKVYRAEMTLGISTDTQDGLGNIISQRPVGVSADEIIRVFNDFTGKQQQIPPMYSAIKINGKKLYELARKGITVERKPRDIEIHFLRILNVFHDNRVLFDVGCSKGTYIRTLCSDIGDKLGTGAHMSFLVRLDAGGFNIKDSITVEEIEDYAIKGVLERYVTPIDKAFSDYGSYVVDDPHEKKLLNGCSIEITGKGFIDGELIRIYNRNNVFIALGTVTIKSGKVLLKSKKCF
- a CDS encoding L7Ae/L30e/S12e/Gadd45 family ribosomal protein; the protein is MVHNIYSFMGLAVKAGKLLSGEEACERAIKNNNVNLIIVAEDASLNTKKKFTDKCKYRNVEIRFFGTKELIGRYVGKEIRSVVAIMDQGFAKKLAEKIDSYTDEFGGEHIG